In the Paenibacillus pabuli genome, one interval contains:
- a CDS encoding peptidylprolyl isomerase has product MSLRWKKTTAASLIMALLLIVISGCGRPSSGATEPVPAPPEGQNPVATIEMQDGQKIVIELYPEIAPNTVYNFISLANQGFYDGLIFHRVIPGFMIQGGDPNGNGSGGPGYAIKGEFTSNGHKNHLNHTRGVISMARQADNLDSAGSQFFIMLADADYLDNAYATFGKVTEGMDVVDGIAAQEIGQQDKPVTDQVMKKVTVDTHGLEYPEPVKIPEE; this is encoded by the coding sequence ATGTCTTTACGATGGAAAAAAACAACTGCTGCATCGCTGATCATGGCGCTGCTGCTTATTGTTATTAGCGGCTGTGGACGCCCTTCGAGCGGCGCTACGGAACCCGTTCCGGCTCCGCCTGAAGGTCAAAACCCGGTAGCCACGATCGAAATGCAGGACGGGCAAAAAATCGTGATCGAACTCTATCCCGAAATTGCGCCTAACACGGTATACAATTTTATCTCGCTGGCTAATCAGGGTTTCTATGATGGCCTCATCTTTCACCGCGTCATTCCGGGCTTCATGATTCAGGGTGGAGATCCAAATGGTAATGGTTCAGGCGGCCCTGGATACGCCATTAAAGGTGAATTCACATCCAACGGTCACAAAAACCATCTGAATCATACACGTGGAGTGATTTCTATGGCGCGTCAAGCTGATAACCTAGACTCGGCTGGCTCCCAATTTTTTATCATGTTAGCGGATGCTGATTATCTGGACAATGCTTATGCAACCTTTGGGAAAGTCACAGAGGGTATGGATGTAGTCGATGGAATCGCAGCTCAGGAAATAGGTCAACAAGACAAACCGGTCACCGATCAAGTGATGAAAAAAGTGACCGTCGACACGCATGGCCTGGAATATCCTGAACCTGTAAAAATACCAGAGGAATAA
- a CDS encoding MFS transporter has protein sequence MDFSWKRNLVILWIGVFFCSTAYSISIPFLPLFLSGDLGVRDHLEFWSGLAFGITFLASALVSPFWGSLADKYGRKPMLIRSGYSLAVLYLINYFVQDPYSLIVVRLFQGLLAGFVPAAIALVGTNTPEEKTGYALGIMSTAGATGGIIGPLIGGVVSHYYGNRNAFLFSAIVVLVSALIATFWVKEENFNRNKPRSHVMDDIREARANRLFITVLGMMGICTFSVMILEPLLTVYVMEMGIQPDRASLSSGIIFSAVGIATVIMAPRWGKIGQRIGYGKVLIIGLVGGAVGNLLQFFTTGYIGFGVLRFVYGLFFAAVFPAINAMIVQATDPGFRGRAFSLNQSASQIGTMAGPIIGGILGGWLPIRWIFIINGLALLITAIAAKWSGLEHKLPGSGKSTSEKAVSADR, from the coding sequence ATGGACTTCTCGTGGAAGCGTAATCTGGTGATTTTGTGGATTGGTGTATTTTTTTGCAGCACCGCATATTCAATCTCCATCCCGTTTTTGCCCTTGTTTTTGAGCGGCGATCTCGGGGTTCGTGATCACCTGGAGTTTTGGTCAGGGCTGGCTTTTGGCATCACGTTTCTGGCGAGTGCGCTGGTGTCTCCGTTCTGGGGGTCGTTGGCAGACAAATACGGACGCAAGCCAATGCTGATCCGTTCGGGATACAGCCTTGCGGTATTGTATTTGATCAATTACTTTGTGCAGGATCCCTATTCACTTATCGTTGTCCGGCTGTTTCAGGGATTGCTGGCTGGCTTCGTTCCGGCTGCAATTGCACTTGTGGGTACGAATACGCCGGAAGAGAAGACAGGATACGCACTGGGTATCATGTCCACGGCCGGGGCTACAGGCGGTATCATCGGTCCGTTGATTGGCGGGGTTGTAAGCCACTACTACGGAAACCGGAATGCATTTTTATTTTCGGCCATTGTGGTGCTGGTTTCTGCGCTAATCGCGACCTTCTGGGTAAAAGAAGAGAATTTCAATCGCAATAAGCCGCGTTCTCATGTCATGGATGATATTCGTGAAGCCAGAGCGAATCGTCTGTTTATTACCGTACTTGGCATGATGGGCATCTGTACATTTTCCGTCATGATTCTTGAGCCGCTGCTAACGGTCTATGTCATGGAGATGGGCATTCAGCCCGATCGGGCCTCGCTCAGCTCAGGTATTATTTTCTCAGCCGTAGGTATAGCTACAGTCATTATGGCACCGAGGTGGGGGAAAATCGGTCAGCGCATCGGTTATGGCAAAGTGTTGATTATTGGACTCGTCGGTGGGGCTGTGGGAAATTTGCTGCAGTTTTTCACGACAGGTTATATCGGCTTTGGTGTTTTGCGGTTTGTATACGGGCTGTTTTTCGCGGCCGTGTTCCCGGCGATCAATGCCATGATTGTACAGGCGACTGACCCGGGATTTCGAGGCAGGGCATTCAGTCTGAATCAGTCGGCGTCTCAGATCGGTACGATGGCAGGACCCATTATTGGCGGTATTCTCGGCGGATGGCTGCCTATTCGCTGGATTTTTATCATCAATGGACTGGCGCTGTTAATCACGGCGATTGCAGCCAAGTGGTCCGGTCTGGAACATAAACTTCCGGGTTCAGGAAAATCAACATCGGAGAAAGCGGTATCAGCGGATCGTTAG
- a CDS encoding NHLP leader peptide family RiPP precursor translates to MMVSERTLHEDIIEKAWTDEHFRQQLHSNPKQALRDAFGIDIPDHVKIRTVEEQQNDYVLVIPPNPSKVNYDVNCGPWRT, encoded by the coding sequence ATGATGGTATCTGAGAGAACACTGCATGAGGATATTATTGAAAAGGCCTGGACCGATGAACATTTCAGACAACAGCTGCATTCCAATCCAAAACAGGCACTGCGCGATGCATTCGGCATTGATATTCCGGACCACGTAAAGATTCGTACAGTAGAAGAACAGCAGAATGATTATGTTCTTGTCATTCCGCCCAATCCCTCCAAAGTGAATTATGATGTAAATTGCGGACCTTGGAGAACCTAA
- a CDS encoding HAMP domain-containing sensor histidine kinase, which produces MKNVPKAIIVLWISLLFMMYWPQGVGAASVQEDNRPVPITTWEVKWGNAHDQGFISEVERPDEVWERQGLEKPDYTTVNPSKSLWTRLTIPQLGEDNSAIRFENIKGQHIVIYLKDRKVYENYHYNYDNNAVLLPLSIKNSNEQLYIWTENANGRLGIFGTIEVGRYTILQERYIHNGLLDVILGATFLFTAITMLSCTFFFGKFHKGLWISLCVVMGSIGTMIITYSQFLYTFYQIYGDLYSILFDMAMLAGMPALCYFFEQIIGKGPYGIFTKLRKFQLVYSGIAILALLLYFISSGQWDVLYVFLVQKAIGIILVILLTLLMIGTISQALKRNKEAILLAAGYSTFALISVAELLWYYQRNGTYHLIWWKWSMVAFIIALIAILGSRFAEKHRQVIEYSKELELFNNELQRSEKMEIISELAASVAHEVRNPLQVTRGFLQLMTEQEDNKNKGYVRIALEELDRASGIITDFLTFAKPEFDHIASLNIAEEFTHIEGILVPMANLEGGKITTDIPPDLWIRGNSSKFKQAFINIIKNSIEALQGQGQIDIWAYAQDGMIKVHVRDNGEGMDEEALVRLGEPYFSNKIKGTGLGMMVTFRIVEAMHGEISFTSTKGVGTEAVVSFAEFVD; this is translated from the coding sequence ATGAAAAATGTGCCCAAAGCTATCATCGTCCTATGGATCAGCCTGTTATTCATGATGTATTGGCCGCAGGGAGTAGGCGCGGCAAGTGTACAGGAAGATAACAGACCTGTCCCCATTACGACATGGGAAGTAAAATGGGGAAATGCACACGATCAGGGGTTTATCAGCGAAGTAGAAAGACCCGATGAAGTCTGGGAGCGGCAAGGGTTGGAGAAGCCGGATTACACTACGGTTAACCCTTCTAAGTCACTATGGACTCGCTTGACCATTCCACAACTGGGCGAGGATAATTCTGCCATTCGTTTTGAAAATATTAAAGGTCAACATATTGTGATCTACCTTAAGGATCGTAAGGTGTATGAGAATTATCATTATAATTACGACAACAATGCGGTACTGCTGCCTTTATCCATCAAAAATTCAAACGAGCAGCTGTATATATGGACTGAAAATGCCAACGGCCGACTCGGAATCTTCGGGACGATTGAGGTAGGGAGATATACCATTTTGCAGGAGAGATATATTCATAATGGCTTGTTGGATGTCATATTAGGGGCAACCTTTCTATTTACAGCCATTACGATGCTCAGCTGCACATTCTTCTTTGGAAAATTCCATAAGGGATTATGGATCTCGCTATGTGTTGTCATGGGTTCCATCGGAACGATGATCATTACGTATTCACAATTTCTATATACGTTCTACCAGATTTACGGGGATCTGTACTCCATATTGTTCGATATGGCGATGCTGGCGGGAATGCCTGCACTATGTTATTTTTTCGAACAGATTATCGGAAAGGGTCCTTATGGGATCTTCACGAAGTTACGAAAATTCCAGCTCGTGTATTCCGGTATTGCCATCCTCGCACTGCTCCTGTATTTCATATCGAGCGGTCAATGGGATGTACTTTATGTATTTCTGGTTCAAAAGGCCATCGGCATCATCTTGGTAATTCTGCTGACCTTACTGATGATTGGCACCATATCCCAAGCACTAAAGCGAAACAAGGAAGCGATACTGCTGGCTGCGGGATACAGCACGTTTGCGCTGATCAGCGTAGCGGAACTGTTATGGTACTACCAGCGCAACGGCACGTATCACCTCATATGGTGGAAGTGGTCCATGGTTGCTTTTATCATCGCGCTTATTGCCATTCTGGGTAGTCGTTTTGCGGAAAAGCATAGACAGGTCATTGAATACTCCAAGGAACTGGAACTGTTCAACAATGAATTGCAGCGATCCGAGAAGATGGAGATTATTAGTGAACTGGCCGCATCGGTCGCACATGAAGTTCGAAATCCACTACAGGTGACCAGAGGATTTTTACAGCTGATGACTGAACAGGAAGACAACAAAAACAAGGGGTATGTGCGAATTGCACTCGAAGAGCTTGACCGGGCATCCGGGATCATTACGGACTTTCTGACGTTTGCCAAGCCGGAGTTTGACCATATCGCTTCGCTCAATATTGCCGAAGAATTTACGCATATTGAAGGGATTCTGGTGCCAATGGCCAATCTGGAGGGGGGTAAAATAACAACTGATATACCGCCGGATCTCTGGATTCGAGGCAACTCCTCCAAGTTCAAACAGGCTTTTATTAATATTATTAAAAACAGTATCGAAGCTCTGCAAGGCCAAGGCCAGATTGATATATGGGCATATGCCCAGGATGGAATGATCAAAGTTCACGTGAGGGATAACGGGGAAGGCATGGATGAGGAAGCTTTGGTCCGCCTGGGAGAGCCCTATTTCTCCAACAAAATCAAAGGAACAGGGCTTGGCATGATGGTGACCTTCCGAATTGTGGAAGCGATGCATGGCGAGATATCATTTACAAGCACCAAAGGGGTAGGAACGGAAGCTGTCGTATCTTTTGCCGAGTTCGTCGATTGA
- a CDS encoding YqkE family protein — protein MAKSKKQPAAPKAAQDKPATLKDLLSSDVLEKLKAQADEAKAAEAQRKEQERQQAEEARKAEQKRRDNDFEYLLNNSSLDWKKHK, from the coding sequence ATGGCAAAATCCAAAAAACAACCTGCTGCCCCCAAAGCAGCTCAAGATAAACCGGCGACGCTGAAGGATCTGCTCAGCAGTGATGTGCTCGAGAAGCTGAAGGCTCAAGCTGATGAAGCCAAAGCTGCCGAAGCTCAGCGCAAGGAACAGGAACGCCAGCAGGCGGAAGAAGCTCGGAAAGCGGAACAGAAGCGGCGGGATAACGACTTCGAGTATTTATTGAATAACAGCTCACTGGACTGGAAGAAACATAAATAA
- a CDS encoding SDR family oxidoreductase → MSEQRLKGKVAIVTGGGSGIGKATAIRFAEHGAKVYLLDRTPENAEETKQTIEKAGGEASVIECDISKPDNVQKAINQAAAETGKLDIVFANAGINGTMAPIETMEPEDWDQTMGINMRGTFATVKYAIPHLKDHGGSIIITSSINGNRVFSGIGFSAYASSKAGQTAFTKMAALELARYKIRVNAVCPGAIDTNIDDNTYPSDDLKDVQIPVEFPKGHEHPLKGEPGTSEQVANLVLFLASDESSHVTGTRIYVDGAESLLRG, encoded by the coding sequence ATGAGTGAACAGCGTTTGAAAGGAAAAGTAGCAATTGTAACCGGAGGTGGTTCGGGCATTGGGAAGGCTACCGCAATCCGTTTCGCCGAGCATGGAGCCAAAGTATATCTGCTGGACCGTACACCGGAAAATGCCGAAGAAACGAAACAAACGATTGAAAAAGCCGGCGGAGAAGCTTCTGTTATCGAATGTGATATCTCCAAACCGGACAATGTACAAAAAGCGATTAATCAAGCTGCAGCAGAAACCGGTAAACTGGATATTGTATTTGCAAATGCGGGGATCAACGGCACAATGGCTCCAATTGAAACGATGGAACCGGAGGACTGGGATCAAACGATGGGGATTAATATGCGCGGTACATTCGCAACCGTCAAATATGCCATCCCCCATCTAAAAGATCATGGAGGCAGCATCATCATCACCAGTTCCATTAACGGTAACCGGGTGTTCTCGGGCATCGGATTCTCTGCATACGCTTCCAGTAAGGCTGGTCAGACTGCTTTTACGAAGATGGCTGCACTCGAACTGGCGCGCTACAAGATCCGTGTCAACGCTGTCTGTCCTGGTGCCATTGATACCAATATTGATGACAACACCTATCCTTCAGATGATCTGAAAGATGTTCAGATCCCGGTGGAATTCCCGAAAGGCCATGAACATCCGCTCAAAGGGGAACCCGGCACGTCTGAACAGGTAGCCAATCTGGTACTTTTCCTGGCTTCCGACGAGTCTTCTCATGTCACAGGTACACGTATTTACGTAGATGGTGCAGAATCCCTCCTTCGGGGATAA